A genomic window from Rosettibacter firmus includes:
- a CDS encoding tetratricopeptide repeat protein, protein MKNIITTSILTFVFFVSLSAQSASQLIKEGDSFYEKFDNEKALELYKKAEKLEPNNYEILWRISRAYVDIGEHMPSSTSEQKDAQLSTYQKALDYAERGIKAAPDKSVTYLRRAIANGRIALFKGVFSVAGVVNSVKADLEKAIQLNNGGNDIQAVAHYVLARTHAKTSEKWKPARSVLGLGWADNQIALKEYKKAIDLKPNYVMFYVDYAISLIREDDYKTARTMLHKALESPIEDEDDSIRKEEAKKLLKEIEGK, encoded by the coding sequence ATGAAAAATATTATTACAACCAGCATTCTAACTTTTGTGTTTTTTGTTTCTTTATCTGCTCAGTCTGCTTCGCAATTAATTAAAGAAGGTGATAGCTTTTACGAAAAATTTGATAACGAGAAAGCTCTGGAACTATATAAAAAAGCTGAAAAATTAGAACCAAATAATTATGAAATACTGTGGAGAATTAGCAGAGCTTACGTTGATATTGGTGAACATATGCCTTCGAGCACTTCCGAACAAAAGGATGCTCAACTTTCAACATATCAGAAAGCGCTTGATTATGCTGAAAGAGGAATTAAAGCGGCTCCAGATAAATCTGTTACTTATTTGCGAAGAGCAATTGCTAATGGAAGAATTGCTTTATTTAAAGGTGTATTTTCTGTTGCGGGAGTAGTTAATTCGGTTAAAGCTGATCTTGAGAAGGCAATACAATTAAATAATGGAGGTAATGATATTCAAGCAGTTGCACATTATGTTTTAGCTAGAACTCATGCCAAAACCAGTGAAAAGTGGAAACCAGCTCGTTCTGTACTTGGTTTAGGTTGGGCAGATAATCAAATTGCATTAAAAGAATATAAAAAGGCAATTGACTTGAAACCCAATTATGTAATGTTTTATGTTGATTATGCTATCTCATTAATACGTGAAGATGACTATAAAACAGCCAGAACAATGCTCCATAAAGCTCTGGAAAGTCCAATAGAAGACGAAGATGATTCAATTCGTAAAGAAGAAGCAAAAAAGTTATTAAAAGAAATTGAAGGTAAATAA